A DNA window from Syntrophaceae bacterium contains the following coding sequences:
- a CDS encoding MinD/ParA family protein, whose amino-acid sequence MERERERGGAKIPGRNGSHGDGADADVRDKPVRVLAFTSGKGGVGKTNIAANIAYILSQRNRKTIVLDADMGLANIDLLLGLTPRYNLYHVLKGEKSLAETLVTGPGGMQVLPSSSGIAEMTELSRGQKLTLLDAVNSLKNKPEFLLIDTAAGISGNVTYFNSSAHEIIVVTSAEPTALTDAYALMKVLYQGYDRKKFRLVVNMVNHPAEAREAYERLRHATDHFLTVALDYLGYILHDPRLPEAVKKQKALAELYPSSPATRCLQDIASRLCGESPGGTEGGSIRFFSSRTIRSSRE is encoded by the coding sequence ATGGAACGGGAACGGGAACGAGGCGGAGCGAAGATCCCCGGCAGGAACGGATCCCACGGGGACGGCGCGGATGCGGACGTACGGGACAAACCCGTCCGCGTTCTCGCTTTCACGAGCGGCAAGGGGGGCGTCGGAAAGACCAACATCGCCGCCAATATCGCCTACATCCTTTCCCAGCGGAACCGGAAGACCATCGTCCTGGACGCGGACATGGGACTCGCCAACATCGATCTGCTTCTGGGCCTGACGCCCAGGTACAACCTGTACCATGTCCTGAAGGGGGAAAAGAGCCTGGCGGAGACGCTGGTGACGGGACCCGGCGGGATGCAGGTCCTCCCCTCCTCTTCCGGCATTGCGGAGATGACGGAACTGTCGCGGGGACAGAAGCTGACCCTTCTGGACGCGGTCAATTCGCTGAAGAACAAGCCCGAATTCCTGCTGATCGACACGGCGGCGGGCATTTCGGGAAACGTCACGTATTTCAACTCCTCCGCTCATGAAATCATCGTCGTCACCTCTGCCGAGCCGACGGCCCTCACCGACGCCTACGCCCTGATGAAGGTGCTCTACCAGGGATACGACCGGAAAAAGTTCCGTCTTGTCGTCAACATGGTCAACCATCCGGCGGAGGCCCGGGAGGCCTATGAGCGGCTTCGGCATGCAACGGACCATTTCCTGACTGTTGCGCTCGACTACCTGGGATACATCCTTCACGACCCGAGGCTTCCGGAGGCCGTGAAAAAACAGAAAGCCCTGGCGGAACTGTACCCTTCGTCACCGGCCACTCGCTGCCTGCAGGACATCGCATCGAGGCTGTGCGGGGAGTCGCCCGGCGGAACGGAGGGGGGAAGCATTCGTTTTTTCAGCAGCAGAACCATTCGATCCAGCCGTGAATAG
- a CDS encoding FliA/WhiG family RNA polymerase sigma factor: MNRTGKDEKILQYAPLVKQVVNRMTARLMLAPADRDALVQAGVIGLMAALEKFDETKNVRFETYAKIRIRGAVLDEMRAADRVPRSVRSKDTKIEKAFSVLQKRLGRPPVEEEMADHLGIPLEEYFDLLDEAKLIKVISTEDLPPDFLERYGCGRLQEEIDHGDPLSLLESEELKRGIKKAIDQLPEKERMVLALYYYEELNLKEIGRVLNLTESRICQIHTQAVLRLRGLMDGVR; the protein is encoded by the coding sequence GTGAATAGAACCGGGAAAGACGAAAAAATTCTGCAATATGCGCCCCTGGTGAAACAGGTCGTGAACCGGATGACCGCCCGCTTGATGCTGGCGCCGGCGGATCGGGACGCCCTGGTGCAGGCGGGTGTCATCGGCCTCATGGCCGCGCTGGAGAAGTTCGACGAGACAAAAAACGTCCGGTTCGAGACCTACGCAAAGATCCGGATCCGGGGAGCCGTACTGGACGAGATGCGGGCCGCCGACCGCGTTCCCCGGTCCGTGCGCAGCAAGGACACGAAGATCGAGAAGGCCTTTTCCGTTCTCCAGAAGCGGCTCGGCAGGCCTCCCGTCGAGGAGGAGATGGCCGATCACCTGGGAATTCCGCTGGAGGAGTATTTCGATCTCCTTGACGAGGCGAAACTGATCAAGGTGATCAGCACCGAGGATCTGCCCCCCGATTTTCTCGAGCGATACGGATGCGGGAGACTGCAGGAGGAAATCGACCATGGAGACCCTCTCTCGCTCCTGGAAAGCGAGGAACTGAAACGCGGGATCAAGAAGGCCATCGATCAGCTCCCCGAAAAGGAACGGATGGTCCTGGCCCTCTATTATTACGAGGAACTGAACCTGAAAGAGATCGGGCGGGTTCTGAACCTGACGGAGTCGCGGATCTGCCAGATCCACACCCAGGCGGTGCTCCGGCTGCGGGGCCTTATGGATGGGGTGCGCTGA